CTAGTTCGTTATACGACATGCTTGGAAATATAAACTTTTAAATTTCAAATCTGTTTGATACAGACAAGGTAAGAAATGCAGAAAAGTCTTCATTTGAGGTCATTTCCTTTAATCAAAATATCTCTCAATTACCACTAATAGCGCTTGACACTAGTATCCTAATACACCAGCATTGACTTGTGATAAAATCCTTCAGAGATAAAGAAACTGAAGCTATTTGGAATGGTGCTTTATCTAAAAAATTTCCAAAGGATATTCAAAGAACCGCTAGAAGGAAAATGATCCATATCGATAGTGCTAAAAATCTAGACGATTTAAAGACACCACCCGGAAATAGACTGCACCAGCTTACTGACGACCGATCTGGGCAACATTCAATAAGTATTAATATGAAATATAGAATCTGTTTTAACTGGAATAATGGCTCTGTCGAAAACGTTGAAATTGTAGATTATCATTAAGGAGATTCTGTATGAATAAAGAACTTATGAACATTCATCCTGGGGAAATTCTCTTAGAAGACTTTCTTAAACCTATGGAATTATCTGCTTATAAACTGGCACAAAGTACCCTTATCGATCAAAAAAGAATTAGTGAAATTATTCATAGAAAAAGAGCAATCACTGCAGATACGGCTTTACGATTCTCTAAATTCTTCGGAAATTCTCCTGAGTTCTGGCTCTCTATTCAAGCTCATTATGATTTAGAAATAAAACAGTATGAATTGAAAAATGAGTTAAGAGCAATAAAAAAATATAAAGAACTTAAAGCCAGTTAAACCCAAGCACGTCGTATAACAGCATCTAACCGCTTCGCTTCGGGACTTCGCCCTCGCTCGGTCTGCGACACATAGGCTTCTGGCACTCCCCTTGCATTCGCAAGTGTCGTGACCAGTCCCTAACGTCCCGTTCCGGGACTCAGGGCCAGCCTACGTCGGTTAGCCTAGTTCGTTATACGAAAGTCAGCAAATGTATACCTCGGAACATAGGTAGCCTAGGGAAAATATTCATTTTTATGAATTGACAAATAAAAATATATATACTTAATTATATATATGAATCGTGCAAAATTATTCAAAAACGGTGATAGTCAAGCGGTAAGACTCCCAAAAGAATTTAGATTCAAGGGAAAAGAAGTCTACATCAGAAAAGATGGAAATTGTGTTATCATATCTCCAATCGATGATGCTGTTGATAGATTATGGAAATCACTCAATGATTTTTCAGATGATTTTCAAATTGAAAGAAATCAGCCGGACTCTTTTGATAAGAGAAATTCGATATGAATCAGTATTTGTTAGATACAAATACTTGCATCTATATCATTAATAAAAAACCTGAAAATGTTTATCAAAAATTTAAAAAAGTTAGCTTAGATAACATTTTCATTTCAACCATTACTGAATTCGAATTAAAATATGGTGTTCAAAAAAGTCAAAAATCTGATCAAAACCAAAAAACTCTTAATGAATTTCTTGGTTATCTAAATATGATTCCTTTCGACTCTGAAGCTGCTTCGATAGCTGGATCTATTAGAACAAGACTAGAAAAGAAAGGAGAAATTATAGGTCCCTATGACT
The window above is part of the Leptospira wolbachii serovar Codice str. CDC genome. Proteins encoded here:
- the vapB gene encoding type II toxin-antitoxin system antitoxin VapB, producing MNRAKLFKNGDSQAVRLPKEFRFKGKEVYIRKDGNCVIISPIDDAVDRLWKSLNDFSDDFQIERNQPDSFDKRNSI
- the vapC gene encoding type II toxin-antitoxin system tRNA(fMet)-specific endonuclease VapC, which codes for MNQYLLDTNTCIYIINKKPENVYQKFKKVSLDNIFISTITEFELKYGVQKSQKSDQNQKTLNEFLGYLNMIPFDSEAASIAGSIRTRLEKKGEIIGPYDLLIASQAIANDIIIVTNNEKEFKRIKELKIENWIS
- a CDS encoding type II toxin-antitoxin system RelE/ParE family toxin, whose product is MIKSFRDKETEAIWNGALSKKFPKDIQRTARRKMIHIDSAKNLDDLKTPPGNRLHQLTDDRSGQHSISINMKYRICFNWNNGSVENVEIVDYH
- a CDS encoding HigA family addiction module antitoxin — its product is MNKELMNIHPGEILLEDFLKPMELSAYKLAQSTLIDQKRISEIIHRKRAITADTALRFSKFFGNSPEFWLSIQAHYDLEIKQYELKNELRAIKKYKELKAS